A genomic region of Gadus macrocephalus chromosome 5, ASM3116895v1 contains the following coding sequences:
- the fam98b gene encoding protein FAM98B isoform X2: MEGDILDSLEQLGYDGPLLEEKCLLSGVEGGLSSPEFVDLCVWLASRLKTLCNLEESISSGPGDIDGLQLEMSSLLKELHCPYKAVLAGILKGQLQIKKHNLQLLLFLSSELQAAQMERIKMGSKKEGRDGTFHQDLQDICQTLVLPEPRGRDIEVFSQVEEQINKVLQKLPTGIMEEPVLTKTLSHDQWEKLNSINVALTSEYECRRTMLIKRLDVTVQSFGWSDRAKVKVDSMARAYQPRRHSLRPQPSVGVAELLAAREDICNVVKTSSGSSREHTACAVNKVLMGRVPDRGGRPSEIDAPPPEMPPWQKRQEGGGGWGRGGGGGRGGGGNWRGGSGGGGGNWRGGGGGGGGGGGGGGSWNHGGHGGKRGRY; the protein is encoded by the exons ATGGAAGGAGACATTTTGGATTCGTTAGAACAACTTGG GTACGATGGCCCTCTGCTGGAGGAAAAGTGTCTACTCAGTGGTGTAGAAGGAGGGCTGTCCTCTCCGGAATTTGTGGACCTCTGCGTGTGGCTGGCGTCCAGATTAAAGACGTTATGCAATTTGGAAGAAAGCATTTCTTCCGGACCAG GTGACATTGATGGGCTTCAACTGGAGATGAGCAGTTTGCTAAAAGAGCTTCACTGTCCTTACAAGGCGGTTCTCGCCGGGATTCTCAAGGGACAACTGCAAATCAAAAAGCACAACCTGCAGCTACTCT TGttcctcagctctgagctccaagcAGCCCAGATGGAGAGGATCAAGATGGGGTCGAAGAAGGAAGGACGAGACGGCACCTTCCATCAGGACCTCCAAGACATCTGTCAGACCTTAGTGCTGCCTGAGCCTCGCGGACGAGACATAGAGGTTTTCTCTCAAGTAGAGGAACAG ATAAACAAAGTCCTTCAAAAACTTCCCACTGGGATCATGGAAGAGCCGGTGCTGACCAAGACTCTGAGCCATGACCAATGG GAGAAGCTTAATAGCATCAACGTGGCACTGACGTCGGAGTACGAGTGCCGGAGGACAATGTTGATCAAAAGACTGGATGTGACCGTGCAGTCCTTTGGCTGGTCGGACCGAGCTAAG GTGAAGGTGGACAGCATGGCCAGGGCGTACCAGCCAAGGAGACACTCCCTGAGGCCCCAGCCCTCTGTGGGGGTTGCGGAGCTGCTGGCGGCCAGGGAGGACATCTGTAACGTGGTGAAGACTAGCAGTGGCTCCAGCAGGGAGCATACAGCCTGTGCCGTCAACAAG GTCTTGATGGGCAGGGTGCCCGACCGAGGAGGCCGTCCCTCTGAGATagatgccccgccccctgagATGCCTCCCTGGCAGAAGAgacaggagggtggaggtggctgggggagaggaggtggtggaggaagaggaggtggtggtaatTGGAGAGGGGgcagcggcggtggtggtggtaattggagagggggcggaggcggcggtggtggtggtggtggtggtggcg gaagtTGGAACCACGGTGGAcatggagggaagagagggagatactag
- the fam98b gene encoding protein FAM98B isoform X1, whose protein sequence is MEGDILDSLEQLGYDGPLLEEKCLLSGVEGGLSSPEFVDLCVWLASRLKTLCNLEESISSGPGDIDGLQLEMSSLLKELHCPYKAVLAGILKGQLQIKKHNLQLLLFLSSELQAAQMERIKMGSKKEGRDGTFHQDLQDICQTLVLPEPRGRDIEVFSQVEEQINKVLQKLPTGIMEEPVLTKTLSHDQWEKLNSINVALTSEYECRRTMLIKRLDVTVQSFGWSDRAKVKVDSMARAYQPRRHSLRPQPSVGVAELLAAREDICNVVKTSSGSSREHTACAVNKVLMGRVPDRGGRPSEIDAPPPEMPPWQKRQEGGGGWGRGGGGGRGGGGNWRGGSGGGGGNWRGGGGGGGGGGGGGGGGGGGGGGGGRGSWNHGGHGGKRGRY, encoded by the exons ATGGAAGGAGACATTTTGGATTCGTTAGAACAACTTGG GTACGATGGCCCTCTGCTGGAGGAAAAGTGTCTACTCAGTGGTGTAGAAGGAGGGCTGTCCTCTCCGGAATTTGTGGACCTCTGCGTGTGGCTGGCGTCCAGATTAAAGACGTTATGCAATTTGGAAGAAAGCATTTCTTCCGGACCAG GTGACATTGATGGGCTTCAACTGGAGATGAGCAGTTTGCTAAAAGAGCTTCACTGTCCTTACAAGGCGGTTCTCGCCGGGATTCTCAAGGGACAACTGCAAATCAAAAAGCACAACCTGCAGCTACTCT TGttcctcagctctgagctccaagcAGCCCAGATGGAGAGGATCAAGATGGGGTCGAAGAAGGAAGGACGAGACGGCACCTTCCATCAGGACCTCCAAGACATCTGTCAGACCTTAGTGCTGCCTGAGCCTCGCGGACGAGACATAGAGGTTTTCTCTCAAGTAGAGGAACAG ATAAACAAAGTCCTTCAAAAACTTCCCACTGGGATCATGGAAGAGCCGGTGCTGACCAAGACTCTGAGCCATGACCAATGG GAGAAGCTTAATAGCATCAACGTGGCACTGACGTCGGAGTACGAGTGCCGGAGGACAATGTTGATCAAAAGACTGGATGTGACCGTGCAGTCCTTTGGCTGGTCGGACCGAGCTAAG GTGAAGGTGGACAGCATGGCCAGGGCGTACCAGCCAAGGAGACACTCCCTGAGGCCCCAGCCCTCTGTGGGGGTTGCGGAGCTGCTGGCGGCCAGGGAGGACATCTGTAACGTGGTGAAGACTAGCAGTGGCTCCAGCAGGGAGCATACAGCCTGTGCCGTCAACAAG GTCTTGATGGGCAGGGTGCCCGACCGAGGAGGCCGTCCCTCTGAGATagatgccccgccccctgagATGCCTCCCTGGCAGAAGAgacaggagggtggaggtggctgggggagaggaggtggtggaggaagaggaggtggtggtaatTGGAGAGGGGgcagcggcggtggtggtggtaattggagagggggcggaggcggcggtggtggtggtggtggtggtggcggtggcggtggtggcggtggcggtggtggtggaagaggaagtTGGAACCACGGTGGAcatggagggaagagagggagatactag